DNA sequence from the Huiozyma naganishii CBS 8797 chromosome 10, complete genome genome:
GCTCGGGTTGGCCAGGGACAGTTCCAGTTGGTGttttttctcctccaaTGCTTTCAGTTGCTTGGTCAACTTGTCCTTCATTTCCTTGTGTCTGGCGAACAGTTCAGTTTCCGATTTTTGtagtttcttctccttctcggTGACCTTTTGCTGGAAAACGGTCTTCATTTCAGACTCTAGTTTGGCTAACTTGGCCTCGTGCAGcctcttctcctcctcctgtCTCGTGTTCGGGTcgaactctttgaagacAGAGTTGTCCTGCTTGATCCCGAGGCTtatcagtttcttggacCTGTAGTTTTCGTACAGTTCGTGTGCGGTCCGTTCCCTTAGTTCTTCCAAGTACTGCTTTATCAAAAGATCACGGAGTAAGTTGAAGTCGGAGTGGTTGGAGTTTTCCACCTCGATGATCCCCCAGGGGTACTCACGGCCCCTCACCATTAATTCTGGATTGTTTGGATCCTTGACAAAACTGTTGGACCCAACGACTGCATATGGCATCTTTTCGTACAAAGTCTTGGAAGTCTGGATCGTTTCGTTGTCATCCATTTTGTAGACTGGTGGCCGGAACAAAGTGACACCGTGCTCTCTCAACTGGTTGGAGATCCTTGATTTGAACAGCTCGATCTCTTCGTCGGACAAGATGTCCGATTTGGAGATAACGGGGATCAAGTTACATTTATCGTGTACTTGTGAGCAGAACTCCAAGTCGAGTGGCTTCAAGTAGTGGCCCGTTGGTTCGATAAAATACAGACAGACGTGGACTCTGTTGTCCTCgatttttgttctgttgaTTCTGTTCTCCTGGTCCAAGTAGTGATCAAACCTGGAATTGATCTCGCTGAGAACGGGTTTCCAAGAGTCTGTGTTGTCAATTGCATCACCAAACCCAGCAGCGTCAATAAGCGTCAACTTCAACTTGACACCGTTCTCCTCAATGGTCTTGCTTTGTGTTTCAATCTTGACAGTGTTACGCATACTGACTGCCCCCCCCACCTGGGAGTTCTTGTCGCCTAGAGTATCCTCGTCAAGACTCTGGTCGTTACCGTCAGGTGTTTCTCCACTCCTCACACCCGTGTCACTGAAATTCTCGTTGAACAGCGAATTGATTAGAGTTGTTTTACCGAGCCCTGTTCTACCAACACAAAGGACATTCAAGTTAAACCCTCTCCTAACGGACTTTCTGTGCCATTGCTTGGGGAGGTTGGCAAACCCGACGTAGCCCGTGATCTGTCTGTTTACGATTTTCAGACTTGCCGGCTGCGGAGGCAGCACCTGCCCTGCCTCTTGCGCGGAATCAAACTGGTTCAATTCGTTGCTGATGCTCTGCAGGTCCAGCTTGTTCTGCTCAATCTCTGAAAACTGTTCTGCCTTTACGGATACAGCAGGATCCTCGGCACCGATGGAGTTGCCGCGGGCACCGAGATCTGGAGTCCCGTGGGCGCTCTGCGCGGCACCATTGGGCGGGAAGGGcatctcttctttcttcacgGAAACCCCGTTCGTGTTCTGGCTTTCTTCTGACAAATTCATCCCGTGGCACGCAAAACCTTAACAAATACCGCCTTGACCGCAGCTCCCAGAGGAAAGTGGTCctttgtgtgtgtgtggaTCGTCCAAATCCCAGTGTGTTCCTCTTTTCTGTgatctttgaagaaaacgaaaattaaaaataaaaaataaaaaaaaccACGTGATCCACCTTCCTAAACAGATAACATGTGTAAAAGCGGAAGTAAGTTACTTCTTTGGGAAAAAACGTCCCGAAGGGGTATTTTACCtctgtttttgtttcacgttttttttttcctgtttttggcctctttcctctttgggaaaCTCTGACTCCATGGAATCTTCGAGAAGGAATTCCTCGAGAAGAATCTCTCGAGGACAGAGGGCTGAGCTAAGCGTTGGTTCGGGCTCTGCGGCAAAACAAGCAAGAGAGATTCTGCCATGTTCTTCGACGTTCCATCTCGAGGCCGAGGAAAGCGGATATATAAAGGTTCTTGTTTCGTGCAATTGAGTCTCCAGTTGTCATAGTTCCCTTCCTTCACTtactctctctctctctcttctctctcttgatAAAAATCTACATCCACAACAATAAACAGTAACAATGTCTAAAGCTGTTGGTATTGATTTGGGTACTACCTACTCCTGTGTCGCTCACTTCTCGAACGACAGAGTCGACATCATCGCTAACGACCAAGGTAACAGAACCACCCCATCTTTCGTTGCCTTCACTGACACCGAGAGATTGATTGGTGATGCCGCTAAGAACCAGGCCGCTATGAACCCAGTTAACACCGTTTTCGACGCTAAGCGTTTGATCGGTAGAAACTTCGCCGACCCAGAGGTCCAAGGTGACATGAAGCACTTCCCCTTCAAGTTGGTCGACGTTGACGGTAAGCCTCAGATCCAAGTCGAGTTCAAAGGTGAAACCAAGAAGTTCACCCCAGAACAGATCTCCTCTATGGTTTTGGGTAAGATGAAGGAAACCGCCGAATCCTTCTTGGGTTCCAAGGTCAACGACGCCGTCGTCACCGTCCCAGCCTACTTCAACGACTCCCAGAGACAAGCCACCAAGGATGCTGGTACCATCGCTGGTCTAAACGTCTTGAGAATCATCAACGAGCCAACCGCCGCCGCTATCGCCTACGGTCTAGACAAG
Encoded proteins:
- the CDC3 gene encoding septin CDC3 (similar to Saccharomyces cerevisiae CDC3 (YLR314C); ancestral locus Anc_4.38) — protein: MNLSEESQNTNGVSVKKEEMPFPPNGAAQSAHGTPDLGARGNSIGAEDPAVSVKAEQFSEIEQNKLDLQSISNELNQFDSAQEAGQVLPPQPASLKIVNRQITGYVGFANLPKQWHRKSVRRGFNLNVLCVGRTGLGKTTLINSLFNENFSDTGVRSGETPDGNDQSLDEDTLGDKNSQVGGAVSMRNTVKIETQSKTIEENGVKLKLTLIDAAGFGDAIDNTDSWKPVLSEINSRFDHYLDQENRINRTKIEDNRVHVCLYFIEPTGHYLKPLDLEFCSQVHDKCNLIPVISKSDILSDEEIELFKSRISNQLREHGVTLFRPPVYKMDDNETIQTSKTLYEKMPYAVVGSNSFVKDPNNPELMVRGREYPWGIIEVENSNHSDFNLLRDLLIKQYLEELRERTAHELYENYRSKKLISLGIKQDNSVFKEFDPNTRQEEEKRLHEAKLAKLESEMKTVFQQKVTEKEKKLQKSETELFARHKEMKDKLTKQLKALEEKKHQLELSLANPSTSSPVPQKKKGFLR